GCGAACCTGCTGAACCTGATCGACTGGCACTCGCGCGCCTTCGGCGTCTCGTCGCGCGACCGGGCCAGCCAGGTGGCCGGCTTGGGCTTCGACGCGACGGCCTGGGAAGTGTGGCCGCATCTGGCCGCCGGGGCGACGGTTCACATCGCCGATGAAGTGACCCGCCGTTCGCCTGCCGCGCTGCGCGATTGGATTCTGGCCCAGCAAATCACGATCAGCTTCGTGCCGACCGTGCTGGCCGAGCAACTGATGCACTCCCAATGGCCCGCGAACACCTTGTTCCGGCTGCTGTTGACCGGGGCCGATGTGTTGCACCGCCGCCCGGTCGAAGGCTTGCCGTTCACCGTCGTCAACAACTACGGCCCGTCCGAATGCACCGTCGTCGCCACCTCGGGTATTGTCAGCCCCGACGCCAATTGTTGTGCGGCACCGTCGATCGGGCGGCCGATTGATGGCTGCTGCGTGTTTCTGCTCGACGAGCACTTGCAGCCGGTCAAAAAGGGCGAGGCGGGCGAGCTGTGCATCGGCGGCGTGCTGGTCGGCCGCGGCTATCACAACCGCCCTGAGTTGACCGAGAGCCGCTTTGTGATGTACCAGCCCGAGTCGGGACCGGCCGTGCGGGTCTATCGCACCGGCGATCGGGCCCGCTACCTGGCCAATGGCGAAATCGCCTTTATGGGCCGGCTGGACGATCAAATGAAAATCCGCGGCTACCGCATCGAGCCCGGTGAAATCGTCGCCAACTTGGATCGCGTGCCGGGGGTTGAAGCCAGCGCGGTCGCCGCCATCGACACCGACGCCGGCCCGACGCTGGTGGCTTACCTGGTGCTGGATGGCGCGACAAAGCTCAATGCGACCGACCTGCGCGATTACCTGGCGCCGCGGTTGCCCGACTACATGATTCCCCAGCAGTTCGTTCGCGTCGATGCGTTGCCGCTGACAGCGAATGGCAAGTTGAACCGCGCCGCACTGCCGACGCCGACGGCCGAGAATACGTTGGCCCATCGTGCCACGGCCGAAGCGCCCACAATCGACAACGACCTCGAAACCCAGATCGCGGCATTGGTGGCCGGGCTGCTCGATCAGCCGACCGTCTCGCCGACCGACAACTTCTTCTTACTTGGCGGGCATTCGATGCTCGCGGCCCAGTTGGTGGCTCGCGTCGGGGATATGTTTGGCACGCGGATCACCTTGCGTCAGTTGTTCAATGCGCCGACGGCCGCGACGTTGGCCGCCGAGATTCGCCGCATGCAGGAGAACGCCCGTGGTTGAAACCGCTGAACTGCCGTTGAGCCTGTACCACTTGCTCGATCCCGAAGTGCTGGCGAACCCGTACCCGCTCTACGCTCGGCTGCGCAGTGAAAACCCGGTTCACTGGGATCCATACCTGCACGCGTGGATCGTCACGCGGTACGAAGACGTGATCACCGTGCTCAGCAAGTTCTCGGCTGAGCGCGCGCCGACGCCCGAGTTCTTTGCCGCGCTGGGCGCGCCCGAGGTGAGCCCGATCGCGGCCGTGATGGTCAAGCAGATGCTGTTCCGCGACGGCGCGGCCCACTCGCGGTTGCGCAAGCTGGCCGCTGGGGCGTTTGTGCCGGCGCGGGTTCGCGTACTACATGATCGCATCCAGGAAATCGCCACCAAGCTGGTCGATGACATCATCGCCCGCGGCACGGGCCGGCTGGACATGCTGGCCGACTTTGCCGAGCCGCTGCCGGCGATCGTGACGGCCGAGATGCTGGGCGTGCCGGTTGAAGATCATCAGAACCTGAAGGATTGGTCGGTGACGTTTGCCGAAATGTTGGGCAATTTTCAACACAATCCCGATCGGCTGCCCGGCGTGCAGCGCGCGGTCGAAAACCTGTCGGCTTACTTCCAAGAGCGCATCCGCGAGCAGCGCGTGACGCCGCGCGAGGGGTTGGTCCATACGTTGTTGAACGCCGAAATCGATGGTGACCGGCTGACCGAAGACGAAGTGATCGCCAACTGCATCGTCACGATGGTCGGCGGCCTGGAGACGACGACAAACCTGATCGGCAACGGCATGCTCTCGCTGCTGCGCAACCCGGACCAGATGGAACGCCTGCGCCGCGAGCCCGAGATCATGCCAGCCGCGGTCGAGGAGTTGTTGCGTTACGAAAGCCCAAGTCAGCACACGGCGCGCTTAGCGCCGGAGGACACGATGCTGGGCGGCAAGCTGATTCGCAAGCGGCAAGCGGTGATCGCCGTGATGGCGGCGGGCAACCGCGACCCCGAGCGGTTCCCCGAACCCGATCGACTTGACTTCGATCGCCCCGACAACCGGCACCTGGCCTTTGGTTGGGCGGCCCACTTCTGCTTTGGCGCGCCGCTGGCGCGAATCGAAGCGGTGATCTCGTTCGAGACCTTGCTGCGGCGGTTCCCCGTGCTGGAACTGACCGATGAACCCTTGTCGTGGCGCGACAACTTGGGGCTGCGCGGCTTGCGATCCCTCCCTTTGACCTACCGCACCTAAGCATGTCCACCGCCACGCTCACTCGATCGCCGCGCATTCGTCTGGCCACGCTGGACGAGTACGATCAGATTTCGCGCGTCGAGTGGCAGAACTCGCTGGGGAGCTTGCAAGAGAGCGACTGGCGCGATCTGTGGCTGAAGAACCCGGTCTGGCCGCGCGTGAAGGACCATTGGCCGGTGGGCTGGGTGCTGGAAAGCGTCGACGGTCGCATTGTTGGCACATTGATCAACGTGCCGTCGTTGTATCAATTCCGCGGGCGCGAACTGCTGTGCGCTAACGGGCGCGGCTGGGCCGTCGACGTCGATCATCGCGCGTTCGCGCTGGCCTTGATGGGGGAATACTTCGGCCAGGCCGACGTCGATCTGTTCATCAACACGACCGTGGGGCCGAATGCCGCGCCGCTAATCAGTCAACTGAGCGATCGTATTCCGTGCGGCGACTTTCAGACGCTTCCCTATTACGCCACGTCGCATCGCCGGCTGGCGATCAAAGGACTGAACAAGCTGCGTTTGCCGTGCGCGAACCTGCTCAGCTATCCGGCCGCGGCGGCCATCGGACTGGTCGATCGGCTGCGCCTGAGCCGCATTCCGTCAGCGCCACGCGGCGTGACGATCGAAATGCTCGATCACTTCGACGCGCGGTTCGACCCGTTCTGGCAAGAGCTGGTCGCGCGGAACCCGAACATTTTGCTGTCGGCCCGCGATAGCGCTGCGCTGAACTGGCACTTTACCGGCCCGATTCGACGTCACGACTTGTGGGTCGTCGCCGCGGTTCGCGATGGATTGCTGCGGGCCTGGTGCGTGATTAAGCGGCAAGACCCGGGCGAGGCGATGCGGCGCATGCGGCTGATCGACTTCCAGACCGTCGAGCCCGAGGTCGATCATCTGGCCGGCTTGTTGCGAGCGGCGCTGGCGCGCTGCCGGCGCGAGCGCTACGACGTGCTCGAACATTTGGGGGCCGGGCTGCCACAGGTGGCGACGTTTGAACGCCATGCGCCGTATCGCCGCGGCCTGGCGTGCTGGCCCTTCTACTATCGCGCGGTCGATCCGGCGCTGGATGCCGAGTTGGCCAATCCTGAACTGTGGGCGCCATCGACGTACGACGGCGACTCGAGCTACGAATAACTGCGCCGCGTCACGCGCCGTTATGGCGTTTTCTTTACTTGCGGCTCGACGGCCCCGGGCTCGAACGTAGCCAGATCGGGCAGCGTCACGCGCACACCGTCGCTCGGCACGTCCACCTTTGCCGACCAGACGACGCCGTTCAGGATCAGCGTGCGTAGATTGTCGTCGTGCCAATTGCGATAGAAGTGCGGCATGACCACTCCCACGCCCCGCCCGCCGTCGGCGCGCGACACGGCCCAGGCCACCGTCTCGCGCTTCGGCTCTTCGGGGGGCAGCATCGACGTCGCCAGCGCCGTGACGTTCGGCATGGGACCGTTTGGCCCGAAGTAATTGTTGTAGTAAGGCTCGTCGCGCAGGCTGAACGACTTCCAGCCGCGCAGCACGGGATGATCCCCAGTGCCGGGGTCGATGGCGCAGTTGAACACCTTGGCGACCGACTTGTGGTGCGGGCAGCCGGTGGCAAAGTAGCCCCCCATCCAACGCAACAGCGGATGATCGCCGTCGGGCTTCACGTGCTTGGCAGTCAGGCCGGTCGCATAGTGGTAGCAAACCAGCCCACAGCACCGGTCCATCATCCGGGGCAAGTCGGCCATGATCCGGTCACGCTCGGGCATTTCCTCGCCCGGGAAACGATCGCCCGAAAAGACGACCGAAGCCACGCGGTCGAGTAACTGTGAATCAGTGGGCCAGGTGG
The window above is part of the Planctomycetota bacterium genome. Proteins encoded here:
- a CDS encoding ThuA domain-containing protein — its product is MIAALVATLGMVSLVSANAAAQSTPAHVLIVVGPSKHPPGSHEVLASAKLVKHCLEHADNVRGITAEVVTTWPTDSQLLDRVASVVFSGDRFPGEEMPERDRIMADLPRMMDRCCGLVCYHYATGLTAKHVKPDGDHPLLRWMGGYFATGCPHHKSVAKVFNCAIDPGTGDHPVLRGWKSFSLRDEPYYNNYFGPNGPMPNVTALATSMLPPEEPKRETVAWAVSRADGGRGVGVVMPHFYRNWHDDNLRTLILNGVVWSAKVDVPSDGVRVTLPDLATFEPGAVEPQVKKTP
- a CDS encoding cytochrome P450, with translation MVETAELPLSLYHLLDPEVLANPYPLYARLRSENPVHWDPYLHAWIVTRYEDVITVLSKFSAERAPTPEFFAALGAPEVSPIAAVMVKQMLFRDGAAHSRLRKLAAGAFVPARVRVLHDRIQEIATKLVDDIIARGTGRLDMLADFAEPLPAIVTAEMLGVPVEDHQNLKDWSVTFAEMLGNFQHNPDRLPGVQRAVENLSAYFQERIREQRVTPREGLVHTLLNAEIDGDRLTEDEVIANCIVTMVGGLETTTNLIGNGMLSLLRNPDQMERLRREPEIMPAAVEELLRYESPSQHTARLAPEDTMLGGKLIRKRQAVIAVMAAGNRDPERFPEPDRLDFDRPDNRHLAFGWAAHFCFGAPLARIEAVISFETLLRRFPVLELTDEPLSWRDNLGLRGLRSLPLTYRT
- a CDS encoding non-ribosomal peptide synthetase, with the protein product MSAELLFDQSLDVSPTFVGSTPASLAARIAAHALATPNRVALTDEHGELTFAQLEQRSNQWAWRLIEEGVKTDGCVSLLFDRSIDFVVAALAVMKSGAAYLPMDSAVPTDRAMTMLNDAGATIVLTHRRKTSAWSAGGWCVLEVEHLADAPSVPVQMTPAADSLAYIVYTSGSTGVPKGVEITHANLLNLIDWHSRAFGVSSRDRASQVAGLGFDATAWEVWPHLAAGATVHIADEVTRRSPAALRDWILAQQITISFVPTVLAEQLMHSQWPANTLFRLLLTGADVLHRRPVEGLPFTVVNNYGPSECTVVATSGIVSPDANCCAAPSIGRPIDGCCVFLLDEHLQPVKKGEAGELCIGGVLVGRGYHNRPELTESRFVMYQPESGPAVRVYRTGDRARYLANGEIAFMGRLDDQMKIRGYRIEPGEIVANLDRVPGVEASAVAAIDTDAGPTLVAYLVLDGATKLNATDLRDYLAPRLPDYMIPQQFVRVDALPLTANGKLNRAALPTPTAENTLAHRATAEAPTIDNDLETQIAALVAGLLDQPTVSPTDNFFLLGGHSMLAAQLVARVGDMFGTRITLRQLFNAPTAATLAAEIRRMQENARG